A region of the Carya illinoinensis cultivar Pawnee chromosome 16, C.illinoinensisPawnee_v1, whole genome shotgun sequence genome:
GTGATGGAGGCTGGGAGGGTGTACAGTGTGATACAACTACGGGAGACTTACCGGATTGCTGCTGCAAAGACCTGATAGAGACATTAGCCGTTACATGAAGGGCACTCTTTCCCCTTCTCCGGGCAATCTACTCTTCTTGGAGGTAATGGTTAGAAGTGGGATGCAACATATGAGAGGTCCAATTCCTAAAAGCTTCTCAAATCTAATCCACCTCCCTCAGCTGGTCCTAGAAGACAATGCCCTCGAAGGAAATATTCCTCCAGGTTTAGGTCATTTGTCCTTACTCCAGACCCTCTCACTCAGTGGGAACCATTTGCGGGGGCAGATCCCTCCAAACCTAGGAAATCTCGGTAAtcttcaatttataaatttatcaagaaAAAGTGTTCAGATAACCTGACTAACAAATTTGACATATTTGCAAATATGTCAAATTTGCAAAAGGTCAAGCTCTCAAACAACCAATTGAGGTCAGATCTTTCAGAATTCAGATTGCCAGGCTGGCTCTCCTCGATTGATCTTCACTCAAATCAGCTTTACTGGGTCTATCTCAAGGATCTTGAATAACAAAACGAGCAGCTTTTTAGAGCTTATAGACGTATCGAGTAATCACATTACAGGCAGCATTCCTGAACTGAGGGAAGGCTTGAACTTGAAAGTGCTCAACGTTGCTAGCAAAGGGATTTCAAGCCACCTCCCCagtttaatttcaaacctgaCTAAACTTGAAAGGTTTGATGTTTCAAGGAACCAGATTAACGGCGCCATCCCTACAGGTTTAGGCCTATTGATAAAACTTCAATGGCTTGACCTGTCCATCAATGGACTCTCAGGAAGAATCCCGAATAACTTGTTGGGTATTGAAGGCCTAAGACTTGCCAACTTCAGAGCAAACAGACTATGTGGAGAG
Encoded here:
- the LOC122299565 gene encoding LOW QUALITY PROTEIN: DNA damage-repair/toleration protein DRT100 (The sequence of the model RefSeq protein was modified relative to this genomic sequence to represent the inferred CDS: inserted 4 bases in 3 codons; deleted 1 base in 1 codon), translated to MSSSLFYMLSKSLSQTTSQIPVCSEADIAALLSFKARILKDTTDFLSKWTGNGRCDGGWEGVQCDTTXGRLTGLLLQRPDRDISRYMKGTLSPSPGNLLFLEVMVRSGMQHMRGPIPKSFSNLIHLPQLVLEDNALEGNIPPGLGHLSLLQTLSLSGNHLRGQIPPNLGNLGNLQFINLSRKSVQIMSNLQKVKLSNNQLRSDLSEFRLPGWLSSIDLHSNQLTGSISRILNNKTSSFLELIDVSSNHITGSIPELREGLNLKVLNVASKGISSHLPSLISNLTKLERFDVSRNQINGAIPTGLGLLIKLQWLDLSINGLSGRIPNNLLGIEGLRLANFRANRLCGEIPXRPYNILPAAAYSHNXCACGKPLPPCRTMKQVSNEI